The genomic region AGGCGTAAGCCCAAGTGGCAAAGCACCGCCGCGATCCGTGCGCTTCAGGAGAAATCAGCGGATTAGAATGGAGGCCGAGACCGGAATCGAACCGATGTCCACGGATTTGCAATCCGCTGCATGACCACTCTGCCACTCGGCCTTTGTGTCTCACCGTCGGTCGGTGAAAAAAGAAACCCCGCTCGTGCGCGGGGTTCCTGGGTCATCTGGAGCGGGAAACGAGACTCGAACTCGCGACCCCAACCTTGGCAAGGTTGTGCTCTACCAACTGAGCTATTCCCGCCGAACGAGCGCCGTATTCTAGGCATTTGGCGATCTCTGTCAAGCACGTTTCGGCGCTTCCTTGGCCGCACCGCCGGATTGCGCCTCGCCTTTCAGGCTGGGCCACGCCGCGCGCAGGTAGATCGTCATGGACCAGAGCGTGAGCACCACCGCGACGAACAACAGGACTTTTCCGATCCAATAGATCGGCAGACCCCACAGGTCGTCGCGGAAGATCAGCAGGGTGATCGCGGTCATCTGGGCCGCGGTCTTGAATTTGCCGATCTGCGAGACCGCGACCTTGGCCCGTCCACCAATCTCGGCCATCCACTCGCGTAGCGCCGAGATCGCGATCTCGCGCCCGATGATCACGGCCGCGGCGACCGCGATGGAGACCCGCGGATCGGCCTGCACCAGCATCACCAGCGCGGTGGCGACCATCAGCTTGTCGGCGACCGGGTCGAGAAAGGCACCGAGCGCGCTGACCAGCCCCATGCGCCGCGCGAGGTAGCCGTCCAGCCAGTCGGTGAGCGCCGCAAGCACGAACACCGTGGTGGCCGCCTCCCGACCCCAGGTCGACGGCAGGTAGAACACCACGATGAACACCGGGATCAGGAAGATCCGCA from Chromatiaceae bacterium harbors:
- the pgsA gene encoding CDP-diacylglycerol--glycerol-3-phosphate 3-phosphatidyltransferase, translated to MYNLPNLLTVLRIFLIPVFIVVFYLPSTWGREAATTVFVLAALTDWLDGYLARRMGLVSALGAFLDPVADKLMVATALVMLVQADPRVSIAVAAAVIIGREIAISALREWMAEIGGRAKVAVSQIGKFKTAAQMTAITLLIFRDDLWGLPIYWIGKVLLFVAVVLTLWSMTIYLRAAWPSLKGEAQSGGAAKEAPKRA